The following proteins come from a genomic window of Gemmatimonas sp.:
- a CDS encoding VOC family protein, which yields MKVQAYVSFYGRCEEALEFYRTAIGAEVTALLRWKDHPDETMTTPPGYAEKIMNAVFRIGNTELMADDGMGETRAEFKGMTLAIEVSDDAEAQRVFAALAEGGTVIMPLMKTFWTSSFGMLTDKFSVPWMVNVAIPHA from the coding sequence ATGAAGGTTCAGGCATACGTATCGTTCTACGGTCGCTGCGAAGAGGCCCTCGAGTTCTACCGAACAGCGATTGGCGCTGAAGTCACGGCTCTCTTGCGTTGGAAGGATCACCCGGACGAGACAATGACCACGCCGCCCGGGTACGCAGAGAAGATCATGAATGCGGTGTTCCGCATCGGCAACACCGAGCTCATGGCCGATGACGGTATGGGTGAAACGCGCGCTGAGTTCAAGGGGATGACGCTCGCGATCGAAGTGAGTGACGACGCGGAAGCCCAACGTGTCTTCGCGGCCCTCGCTGAGGGCGGCACGGTCATCATGCCACTGATGAAGACATTCTGGACCTCGTCGTTCGGGATGTTGACCGACAAGTTCAGTGTGCCGTGGATGGTGAACGTCGCGATACCCCACGCGTAA
- a CDS encoding alpha/beta hydrolase, translating into MPTYVDLDGVRTWYDEKGTGDPVVLLHPGGADSRAFGPNLEAFAARFRTFTPDRRGHGHTADVSGPITFDLMAEDTIRFLERVVGATARLVGYSDGAIVALLVARRRPDLVSHLVLVAGVFHNDGWLPGVIDTHTAPPTFMAASYGEVSPDGIDHYPVVVKKLAHMRLTEPALTTDDLAAIGCRTLVMLGDDDEVRLEHATSLYRGLTQAELAVVPGTSHGLLVEKPELCNRIINDFLSIEPVPTLAPIRRANMHRAAPHT; encoded by the coding sequence ATGCCAACCTATGTCGACCTGGACGGTGTGCGAACGTGGTACGACGAAAAGGGGACGGGCGATCCCGTCGTGCTGCTTCATCCTGGCGGTGCCGACTCCCGAGCCTTCGGACCGAACCTCGAGGCGTTTGCCGCTCGGTTCCGCACCTTCACGCCAGATCGGCGCGGCCACGGTCATACCGCTGACGTCAGCGGCCCGATCACCTTCGACCTGATGGCCGAGGACACGATCCGCTTCCTCGAACGGGTCGTCGGGGCCACGGCGCGACTGGTTGGCTACAGTGACGGTGCTATCGTGGCACTACTCGTCGCACGACGCCGACCCGATCTCGTCTCGCACCTCGTGCTCGTGGCTGGCGTCTTTCACAACGATGGATGGCTGCCGGGCGTCATCGACACGCACACTGCGCCGCCGACATTCATGGCTGCAAGCTACGGCGAGGTGTCGCCTGACGGCATCGACCATTACCCCGTCGTCGTCAAGAAGCTCGCGCATATGCGTCTGACCGAACCGGCATTGACCACTGATGATCTCGCCGCGATCGGGTGTCGAACGTTGGTGATGTTGGGTGACGACGATGAAGTGCGCTTGGAGCACGCCACCAGCCTCTATCGGGGGCTGACGCAGGCTGAGCTCGCGGTCGTTCCGGGTACGTCACACGGACTGCTCGTTGAAAAGCCGGAGCTTTGCAACAGGATCATCAACGACTTCCTCTCCATCGAGCCGGTGCCGACACTCGCTCCGATCCGTCGCGCGAACATGCACAGGGCGGCGCCTCACACCTAG
- a CDS encoding DinB family protein: protein MSLYGTQQLVDGMRAVRQNTILMAGDVPEEHHAFRATPETRSVADTLVHIAWLWTADHLMHEELRLDSLDGFDFPALLATSAAEERVARSKAEIIDMLRGEGERAARWVEGLSDAFLSERISFPGGGSASRFEMLLGTKEHELQHRAQLTVLQRMVGIVPRSTGLA from the coding sequence ATGTCTCTGTATGGTACCCAGCAACTCGTGGACGGCATGCGCGCCGTTCGACAGAACACGATCTTGATGGCGGGCGATGTTCCGGAGGAGCACCATGCGTTCCGTGCTACCCCCGAGACGCGATCGGTCGCCGACACGCTGGTCCACATTGCGTGGCTCTGGACGGCCGATCATTTGATGCATGAAGAGCTGCGTCTTGATTCCCTCGATGGGTTCGACTTTCCGGCATTGCTCGCGACGTCAGCGGCCGAGGAGCGCGTTGCGCGGTCGAAGGCGGAGATCATCGACATGCTGCGCGGCGAAGGCGAGCGAGCAGCGAGGTGGGTTGAAGGACTTTCCGACGCATTTCTCTCGGAACGGATCAGCTTTCCTGGCGGCGGCTCAGCAAGCCGCTTCGAGATGCTCCTTGGTACGAAGGAGCATGAGCTCCAGCATCGGGCGCAGCTAACGGTTCTGCAGCGTATGGTGGGGATTGTGCCGCGGTCTACGGGGCTGGCGTAA
- a CDS encoding DinB family protein: MTAGWHNICSRIRTSDRTRLRRVRALLMPVLCPMMLTTMYLSVLDREVERTRRALLQVPDGQDAWKPHDKSMALGQLVGMIASMPSWVALMITADEFDVAPVSPQHEPPAALESMWTLKAHGDVVSIASRVDMISDTFGHLAHHRGQLTVYWRLLGATVPALYGPSADNARYT, translated from the coding sequence ATGACTGCGGGCTGGCACAACATCTGCTCTCGCATTCGCACGTCGGACCGCACGCGCTTGCGTCGTGTTCGCGCCCTCCTCATGCCGGTGCTCTGTCCAATGATGCTTACGACGATGTATCTCAGCGTGCTCGACCGCGAAGTCGAGCGAACACGCCGTGCGTTGCTCCAAGTCCCGGACGGCCAAGACGCCTGGAAGCCGCATGACAAGTCGATGGCGCTGGGCCAACTCGTCGGGATGATCGCGTCGATGCCCTCGTGGGTGGCGTTGATGATCACAGCGGATGAATTCGACGTCGCGCCCGTTTCTCCGCAGCACGAACCCCCCGCGGCGCTCGAGAGCATGTGGACGCTGAAAGCGCACGGCGACGTGGTAAGTATCGCCTCACGCGTGGACATGATCAGCGATACGTTCGGGCACCTCGCGCATCATCGAGGACAGTTGACCGTCTATTGGCGACTCTTGGGGGCAACCGTGCCCGCGCTCTATGGACCGTCGGCCGACAACGCGCGTTACACGTAG